A single window of Granulicella mallensis MP5ACTX8 DNA harbors:
- a CDS encoding SDR family NAD(P)-dependent oxidoreductase has product MSKSLENKLALVTGSSRGIGAAIAVRLAAEGASVIVNYAASPARAEAVVAEIAKAGGHAEAVQADLGSTEGPKTLIAAIDKAFGGKFEGRLDILVNNAGTVEFGPFLESSDQSYDKHFNLNVRSLIELSKDAAKRMTKTGWGRIINIGSAFGEAAPLPGVTLYIATKFAVHGFTRALSRELGSTGVTVNGVQPGPIDTELSPDDNGPAAQTMKKLTSVGRFGKAEEIASAVAFLANPESAFINGENLTVDGGWNA; this is encoded by the coding sequence ATGTCGAAGTCTTTAGAGAACAAACTCGCTCTTGTCACCGGATCATCTCGCGGCATTGGAGCCGCAATTGCAGTTCGTCTCGCCGCCGAAGGCGCTTCGGTGATCGTCAACTATGCCGCAAGCCCCGCTCGTGCTGAAGCGGTAGTGGCAGAGATCGCGAAGGCCGGAGGCCACGCTGAAGCTGTTCAGGCTGATCTTGGAAGCACGGAGGGTCCAAAGACGCTCATCGCTGCCATCGACAAGGCCTTCGGGGGCAAGTTTGAGGGCCGCCTCGATATTCTCGTCAACAACGCCGGGACCGTGGAGTTCGGACCGTTCCTCGAGTCCTCGGACCAGTCCTATGACAAGCACTTCAACCTGAACGTTCGCTCGCTCATCGAGCTCTCCAAGGATGCTGCGAAGCGCATGACGAAGACCGGCTGGGGCCGCATCATCAACATCGGCTCCGCGTTCGGCGAAGCAGCGCCCCTTCCAGGCGTGACGCTGTATATCGCCACCAAGTTCGCCGTTCATGGATTTACGCGTGCCCTTTCGCGCGAGTTGGGTTCGACCGGCGTGACCGTCAACGGTGTCCAGCCGGGACCGATCGACACCGAGCTCAGTCCTGACGACAACGGTCCGGCGGCGCAGACGATGAAGAAGCTCACGAGCGTTGGCCGGTTCGGCAAGGCCGAGGAGATTGCTTCGGCCGTGGCCTTCCTGGCCAACCCCGAGTCAGCTTTCATCAATGGCGAGAACCTCACCGTAGATGGCGGCTGGAACGCCTAG
- a CDS encoding OmpA family protein, whose product MSVKTADSPRLTVLLSDSTRATEKGGFLGLSRQHPAIADLVPGLAVKVEGSYDGDHQLVAKKVTFSRTAMNTARQIDAGLHPVNQQVAAAQDQLKSDRKDIEQNQQDTAKNSQDIDTTKQGLAVTTADTATNKQAIGQANQRFTTLDQYEDKGSITVNFANGKATVSKKDKDQLTDFVKSAANTPGYMIEVQGYASAVGSAALNQRLSSERADAVLAIIQQTGVVPMTRILAPAAMGTTNPVSEDHTRSAHAQNRRVVVTIVVNKGITG is encoded by the coding sequence ATGTCAGTGAAGACCGCAGACAGCCCCAGACTCACTGTGCTTCTCTCGGACAGCACGAGGGCGACAGAAAAGGGCGGCTTCCTTGGTCTCAGCAGACAGCACCCCGCCATCGCCGACTTGGTCCCGGGTCTCGCTGTGAAGGTTGAGGGTTCCTACGATGGCGATCACCAGCTGGTTGCAAAGAAGGTCACGTTCTCGCGCACCGCAATGAACACGGCACGGCAGATTGACGCGGGTCTGCATCCTGTAAACCAGCAGGTTGCGGCTGCACAGGATCAGCTCAAGAGCGATCGCAAGGACATCGAACAGAACCAACAGGACACTGCGAAGAACTCGCAGGATATCGACACAACCAAGCAAGGTCTGGCAGTAACTACCGCCGATACCGCAACGAATAAGCAAGCCATCGGCCAGGCTAATCAGCGCTTCACCACGCTGGACCAATACGAGGACAAGGGAAGCATCACCGTTAACTTCGCCAATGGAAAAGCTACGGTGAGCAAGAAGGACAAGGACCAGCTCACTGACTTCGTGAAGTCGGCTGCGAATACCCCGGGCTACATGATCGAAGTGCAGGGCTACGCTTCTGCCGTTGGTTCAGCAGCGCTGAATCAGAGGTTGAGCAGTGAACGGGCCGACGCAGTGCTGGCTATCATTCAACAGACAGGCGTTGTTCCCATGACGAGAATTCTCGCGCCTGCCGCAATGGGAACCACCAACCCAGTCTCCGAGGATCACACACGGAGCGCACACGCACAGAACCGGCGCGTGGTCGTAACCATCGTCGTCAACAAGGGCATCACCGGCTAA
- a CDS encoding LysR family transcriptional regulator: MELRHLRYFVAVVQQKGFREASRFLHVSQPAISKTLTQLEEELGTRLFARSGRTVRLTPQGEVFYQETLKTLKQSDHAAEAAQRAARGEIGTLTLGFCSVATAGFLPGIVRQYKELLPGVRLLFRELNPPQQEAAFAQGEIDIGITRPPFAKKLASELHVKTILREPLLVAVPSNHPFTGRKIKIESLSEEPFILFHRDGAPTVFDAILGMCQKRDFAPKVEYESDMMQTTFTLVAGGQGVAIVPMCTLNLRPEGVRFLRLQPDEYKADLVLAWPKNTQSTVLHPFVDLMERERKEIGSQARRMLEAASHTTG, from the coding sequence GTGGAGCTAAGGCATCTTCGCTACTTTGTGGCTGTAGTTCAGCAGAAAGGATTTCGGGAGGCATCCCGCTTCCTGCACGTCTCGCAGCCTGCGATCAGCAAGACACTGACTCAGTTGGAAGAGGAGTTGGGCACCAGACTCTTTGCGCGTTCCGGCAGGACAGTACGATTGACGCCGCAGGGAGAGGTCTTCTATCAGGAGACACTGAAAACGTTGAAGCAGTCTGACCATGCGGCTGAGGCTGCTCAACGCGCCGCTCGCGGAGAGATTGGAACCCTGACACTTGGCTTCTGCAGCGTGGCTACGGCAGGATTCCTCCCCGGCATCGTGAGGCAGTACAAAGAGCTTCTGCCAGGCGTAAGACTCCTCTTTCGAGAGCTGAATCCCCCTCAACAAGAGGCGGCATTCGCGCAGGGCGAGATCGACATAGGTATCACACGGCCACCCTTCGCGAAGAAACTGGCGAGCGAACTCCACGTGAAGACGATCCTCCGTGAACCGCTCCTTGTTGCCGTGCCTTCGAATCATCCCTTCACAGGTAGGAAGATAAAGATCGAGAGTCTTTCAGAAGAGCCGTTTATTCTCTTTCACCGCGACGGCGCGCCCACCGTCTTCGACGCGATCCTTGGCATGTGCCAGAAGCGTGACTTCGCGCCGAAGGTGGAGTATGAGTCCGACATGATGCAGACGACGTTTACCCTGGTTGCCGGAGGTCAGGGAGTTGCGATCGTTCCGATGTGCACCCTGAACCTTCGCCCCGAGGGTGTGCGGTTTTTACGCCTGCAACCCGACGAGTACAAGGCCGATCTTGTGCTGGCATGGCCTAAGAACACGCAGTCAACAGTGCTTCATCCTTTTGTAGATCTGATGGAGCGCGAACGCAAAGAGATCGGGAGCCAGGCGCGCCGCATGCTGGAGGCGGCGTCTCATACGACTGGCTGA
- a CDS encoding Lrp/AsnC family transcriptional regulator encodes MPRTLKSFALDSVDREIIEVLLHDARISMKDLANKVKLSAPSVSERVERLQERGVIRRFTIEVDPASLGYDLQALVRIKPLPGKLQVVQKLIEDTPEFSECSKVTGNDCFIARLHVFTISQLDQILDRISRSAELNTSIVKAQTIRNRLPPF; translated from the coding sequence ATGCCACGCACCCTTAAATCATTCGCACTCGATAGTGTAGACAGAGAGATCATCGAAGTTCTCCTTCACGATGCACGCATCTCGATGAAGGACCTGGCTAACAAAGTGAAGCTTTCAGCGCCAAGCGTCTCCGAACGAGTCGAACGCCTGCAGGAGCGAGGCGTGATTCGACGTTTCACCATTGAGGTTGATCCGGCAAGCCTTGGATACGACCTTCAAGCCCTTGTGCGAATAAAACCACTCCCCGGCAAACTCCAGGTCGTGCAAAAACTGATTGAAGATACTCCCGAGTTTTCCGAATGCTCCAAGGTCACGGGGAACGATTGCTTTATCGCTAGATTGCACGTCTTCACGATTAGTCAGCTTGATCAAATCCTCGACCGGATATCTCGTTCCGCCGAGTTGAACACCTCAATTGTCAAAGCACAAACTATTCGCAACCGACTTCCGCCGTTCTAA
- a CDS encoding YciI family protein has protein sequence MPHYLVAIHLPDNYDPSAEGEAMVRDIDALNEEMEAVGARFFAGGLGAPSSAKSLRRQPEGEVVVTDGPYLEAKEHVGGFWILKAAGMNEALAWGRKAVIACRAPVEVREFGRSSAQKLL, from the coding sequence ATGCCACATTATTTGGTTGCGATTCACCTCCCTGACAACTACGACCCGTCCGCAGAGGGCGAAGCGATGGTCCGCGATATCGACGCGCTCAATGAAGAGATGGAAGCTGTTGGCGCCAGGTTCTTCGCCGGTGGCCTCGGCGCACCCAGCAGCGCGAAGTCGCTGCGCCGTCAGCCGGAGGGGGAAGTGGTCGTCACCGACGGGCCGTATCTCGAAGCCAAGGAGCACGTAGGCGGTTTTTGGATTCTGAAAGCTGCTGGCATGAACGAGGCACTGGCCTGGGGTCGCAAGGCCGTCATCGCCTGCCGGGCGCCGGTCGAGGTACGCGAGTTCGGCCGGAGCAGTGCACAGAAGCTGCTCTAG
- a CDS encoding trehalase family glycosidase yields the protein MIAELLHAFTMRLFRLHTLAALAFAFVLAAPQHEIAAQAISGTSPQNAPQNAQIRSYIANGWETLSRSMSDCSSVVDAKVKTVPVMYLPADMPIPAAVAAMQQKCHVEVHHLPRAIHHIGEVRPAELPVEGLLYLPNRYVVPGGRFNEMYGWDSYFILLGLLHDGHNDLARGMVENFFFEIENYGAILNANRTYFFTRSQPPFLSSMIREVYEHPASGTAPDLKWLARAYSFAQRDYALWTSPQHQAGTTGLARYHDLGEGPVPEMSDDSSYYPDVIRWLLAHPKDHPEYLVDGAENPTPAQAATLARISCDVHISHVCAQAVVAGHRLSADFYRGDRAMRESGFDSSFRFGPFSGSAAHIAPVCLNSLLFRYEQDMAHFATLLGRSREAAEWTRRANARHHAIDRYLWDANAGLYFDYDYTTRQRSSYHYISTFYPLWAGAASPTQATAVHLHLGLFEHPGGLAMSDSASGVQWDLPFGWAPTTWLAVSGLERNGFHEDARRIAQSFSTTVLDNFLHDGTIREKYNVVSGSANVKVAAGYKSNVIGFGWTNGVYLELQDLLAASNH from the coding sequence GTGATTGCAGAGTTGCTTCACGCCTTCACCATGCGCCTATTCCGACTCCACACCCTCGCCGCTCTTGCCTTTGCGTTCGTTCTTGCCGCACCGCAGCACGAAATCGCTGCTCAGGCTATCTCCGGCACTTCTCCCCAGAATGCACCGCAGAACGCGCAGATTCGCAGCTACATCGCCAATGGCTGGGAGACACTCTCTCGCTCCATGTCCGACTGCAGTTCAGTGGTCGATGCCAAGGTAAAGACGGTGCCTGTGATGTACCTGCCGGCAGACATGCCGATTCCCGCTGCTGTCGCTGCCATGCAGCAGAAGTGCCATGTTGAAGTGCATCATCTTCCGCGAGCCATTCACCATATCGGAGAGGTTCGCCCCGCGGAGCTGCCCGTCGAAGGCCTGCTCTATCTGCCCAATCGCTACGTCGTGCCGGGCGGCCGCTTCAATGAGATGTATGGCTGGGACAGTTACTTCATCCTGCTCGGCCTGCTTCACGATGGCCACAACGATCTCGCGCGCGGCATGGTGGAGAACTTCTTCTTCGAGATCGAAAACTACGGCGCGATCCTCAACGCCAATCGCACCTACTTCTTCACGCGCTCACAGCCGCCGTTTCTTTCGTCGATGATTCGCGAAGTCTATGAACATCCAGCATCTGGCACCGCACCCGATCTCAAGTGGCTGGCTCGCGCCTACAGTTTTGCGCAACGCGATTACGCACTGTGGACTTCGCCACAACATCAGGCCGGGACTACAGGTCTGGCACGTTATCACGATCTCGGCGAAGGCCCCGTGCCCGAGATGTCGGATGACTCCAGCTACTATCCCGATGTGATTCGCTGGCTGCTCGCGCACCCGAAAGATCATCCCGAGTACCTTGTGGACGGTGCGGAAAACCCAACGCCGGCCCAGGCCGCAACCCTGGCTCGTATCAGTTGCGATGTCCACATCTCACATGTCTGCGCGCAGGCTGTTGTCGCAGGGCATCGTCTCTCGGCAGACTTCTATCGTGGCGACCGCGCGATGCGCGAGTCCGGCTTCGATAGCTCTTTCCGCTTCGGCCCGTTCTCCGGCTCGGCCGCCCACATCGCGCCGGTCTGCCTGAACAGCCTGCTCTTTCGCTACGAGCAGGACATGGCCCACTTCGCCACGCTCCTCGGCCGCTCGCGCGAAGCCGCCGAATGGACACGCCGTGCCAACGCGCGCCATCACGCCATCGACCGCTATCTGTGGGACGCCAATGCGGGCCTGTACTTCGACTACGACTACACCACCCGCCAGCGGTCGAGCTATCACTACATCTCCACCTTCTATCCGCTGTGGGCAGGAGCGGCGAGCCCCACGCAGGCTACGGCAGTGCATCTGCACCTTGGTCTCTTTGAGCATCCGGGTGGACTGGCAATGAGCGACTCCGCTTCGGGTGTGCAGTGGGACCTGCCCTTCGGCTGGGCCCCGACGACGTGGCTCGCCGTCTCCGGCCTGGAGCGCAACGGCTTCCACGAAGACGCGCGCCGCATCGCCCAGAGTTTTTCTACAACGGTGCTCGACAACTTTCTGCATGACGGCACCATTCGCGAGAAGTACAACGTGGTGAGCGGCTCGGCCAACGTCAAGGTTGCGGCGGGCTACAAGAGCAACGTCATCGGTTTCGGATGGACGAACGGCGTCTATCTGGAGCTGCAGGATCTGCTGGCTGCGTCGAACCATTAG
- a CDS encoding YciI family protein — MRFMMMVIPKGYETATADAAPSAEAVARMMEYNKSLQKAGVLLGLDGLFPPSTGARISYTDGKATVTDGPFAEAKETIGGYWIIQVRSREEAIEWARRAPMANNEIIEVRQIHEMGDFPADVQKAAEGFEELRKA; from the coding sequence ATGCGCTTCATGATGATGGTGATTCCCAAAGGGTATGAAACGGCAACCGCGGACGCAGCCCCCAGCGCGGAGGCGGTGGCCAGGATGATGGAGTACAACAAGAGCCTGCAGAAAGCAGGCGTACTGCTCGGGCTCGATGGGCTTTTTCCCCCTTCGACCGGAGCACGTATTTCCTACACAGACGGCAAGGCAACGGTCACGGATGGGCCGTTCGCTGAGGCCAAAGAGACTATCGGAGGCTACTGGATCATTCAGGTGCGCTCGCGGGAAGAGGCGATCGAATGGGCCAGGCGAGCACCGATGGCCAACAACGAGATCATCGAAGTGCGCCAGATCCATGAGATGGGCGATTTCCCCGCGGACGTGCAGAAAGCAGCCGAAGGCTTCGAGGAGCTTCGAAAGGCATGA
- a CDS encoding EamA family transporter, which translates to MTPSSQHSNQSNVPTRSNRKTPPPAFIIVAFACVYFFWGSTYTAIRIGAAQLPPFVLTGVRFCVAGAILLFCCRLRGLRILLPLRTLITLSMIGLLLLAAGNTSLVYAEKYIPSGLASLIFAATPLFIALIEMALPHGEPLNLRGWIGILLGFLGMVTLLGPTLHEVFTVGLFTNTTRLIAILACLGGALSWAIGSLYSRHQRLNVNSFVSSAWQMIFAGFFNLLLATMFGQWPQAHWNVSTFGSLAWLITGGSLIGYSSYVYLLEHVPVAKVATYAYINPIVAVLLGLLLLHERMQAAEFVGMALIILAVALLTSTTIKLKSVSGKAQQETMSDE; encoded by the coding sequence ATGACACCCTCTTCGCAACACTCGAATCAATCCAATGTACCTACTCGTTCCAATCGCAAGACACCCCCGCCGGCATTTATCATCGTCGCCTTCGCCTGTGTCTATTTCTTCTGGGGCTCAACCTACACTGCGATACGCATTGGAGCGGCCCAACTCCCTCCCTTCGTCCTCACCGGTGTACGTTTCTGCGTCGCCGGTGCAATCCTGTTATTCTGCTGCCGTCTTCGCGGTCTCCGTATCCTTTTGCCGCTGCGCACTCTCATAACGCTCTCTATGATTGGACTGCTGCTGCTAGCCGCCGGCAACACCAGCCTGGTCTATGCGGAAAAATACATTCCTAGCGGCCTCGCATCACTTATCTTCGCCGCTACGCCTCTCTTTATCGCCCTGATTGAGATGGCGCTGCCTCACGGCGAACCGCTGAATCTGCGCGGTTGGATCGGAATTCTCCTGGGCTTTCTCGGTATGGTCACCCTGCTTGGACCCACCCTACACGAGGTATTCACGGTCGGGCTCTTCACAAATACGACTCGGCTCATAGCCATTCTCGCTTGTCTCGGGGGAGCACTGAGCTGGGCCATCGGTAGCCTTTACTCTCGCCATCAACGGCTAAACGTCAATAGCTTCGTCTCATCGGCCTGGCAAATGATCTTCGCAGGCTTTTTTAATTTGCTTCTGGCCACCATGTTCGGCCAGTGGCCGCAGGCTCACTGGAACGTTTCCACCTTCGGATCGCTCGCGTGGCTCATCACTGGCGGATCGCTCATCGGCTATTCCAGCTATGTCTACCTGCTCGAGCACGTGCCGGTCGCCAAGGTTGCTACGTACGCGTACATAAACCCCATCGTCGCCGTCCTTCTCGGGCTCCTTCTCCTTCATGAACGCATGCAAGCAGCAGAATTCGTCGGTATGGCTTTGATCATTCTCGCGGTAGCGTTGCTCACTTCAACGACGATCAAACTCAAAAGTGTTAGCGGTAAGGCACAACAAGAAACGATGTCCGACGAATAG
- a CDS encoding glycoside hydrolase family 5 protein has product MLNRRLCTLLLSAVALFPLASRAQYAHTQGEQVIGRDGKPLLLRGTNLGNWMVPEGYMWQFGGHVQSSREIEALVAELIGPERSKTFWQQWRDNYVTQSDIHLIHQAGFNSIRVPMHYRFFQSDDAEGFRLLDRLVKWSRAEGIYLVLDMHAAPGGQTGTNIDDSDGYPWLFTDQSSQQQLLDTWQRIARHYRNEPVILGYDLLNEPIPTYPKLHGLNPLLEPLYKRTAAVIRKEDKHHILILGGAQWDNNFDVFGPPFDSNVIYEWHKYKVLVPDQNLVQRYVDFRTKNHVPIWLGESGENKDEWLATFRTVLEKNNIGWAFWPYKKLANPTAVETVTPPADWPNIVAYAKLPNGVGLTSERLKDRPEQEVIDRAFAQLIENIKLSHCTTNLGYVRALLPETTLTSAANQ; this is encoded by the coding sequence GTGTTGAATCGCCGTCTGTGTACGCTGCTGCTTAGCGCCGTCGCCTTATTTCCCCTTGCCAGCCGAGCTCAGTACGCACACACCCAGGGAGAACAGGTGATTGGCCGCGATGGCAAACCCCTGTTGCTGCGTGGAACCAATCTCGGCAACTGGATGGTTCCCGAAGGCTACATGTGGCAGTTCGGAGGCCACGTCCAATCCTCGCGAGAGATCGAGGCGCTCGTCGCGGAGCTGATCGGCCCGGAGCGCAGCAAGACCTTCTGGCAACAGTGGCGCGACAACTACGTGACACAGAGCGACATTCACCTGATTCACCAGGCGGGCTTCAACTCCATTCGCGTCCCCATGCACTACCGCTTCTTCCAGAGCGACGACGCGGAAGGCTTTCGCCTGCTCGATCGGCTCGTGAAGTGGAGCCGCGCCGAGGGTATCTACCTAGTACTGGACATGCACGCCGCGCCGGGCGGACAGACCGGAACCAACATCGACGACAGCGACGGCTATCCCTGGCTCTTCACGGACCAGTCTTCACAGCAGCAGCTTCTGGACACCTGGCAGCGCATCGCGCGTCACTATCGCAACGAGCCAGTGATCCTTGGCTACGATCTGCTGAACGAACCCATTCCCACCTACCCTAAGCTGCACGGATTGAATCCGCTGCTGGAGCCGCTCTACAAGCGCACGGCTGCCGTTATCCGCAAGGAAGACAAGCACCATATCCTCATCCTCGGCGGCGCGCAGTGGGACAACAACTTCGACGTCTTCGGCCCGCCCTTCGACTCGAATGTCATCTACGAGTGGCACAAGTACAAGGTTCTTGTACCGGATCAAAACCTGGTCCAGCGCTATGTCGACTTCCGTACGAAGAACCACGTTCCTATCTGGCTGGGAGAGTCTGGGGAGAACAAGGACGAGTGGCTTGCCACCTTCCGTACTGTGCTGGAGAAGAACAATATCGGCTGGGCCTTCTGGCCGTACAAGAAGCTGGCAAACCCCACCGCCGTGGAGACCGTTACGCCGCCGGCGGATTGGCCGAACATCGTCGCCTACGCAAAGCTGCCCAACGGCGTTGGCCTCACATCCGAGCGCCTGAAGGATCGGCCTGAGCAGGAGGTGATCGATCGCGCCTTCGCCCAGCTGATTGAGAACATCAAGCTCTCTCATTGCACGACGAACCTCGGGTATGTCCGTGCGCTGCTGCCTGAGACAACGCTGACCTCTGCTGCGAATCAATAA
- a CDS encoding RNA polymerase sigma factor, producing the protein MSDIHKAIEAVWKIESTRLIAGIARVTRDIGIAEELAQDALVAALERWPEEGIPEKPAAWLMTAAKRRAIDSLRRGRMLEQKHGEIARELEFQQQRLGEAMDQALDQVIDDDVLRLIFTACHPVLTVEGRIALTLRLIGGLTTAEIARAFLVPEKTMGQRIFRAKKTLAEAHVPFEIPRGDELRRRLESALSVVYLIFNEGYTATSGDTWMREELCNDALRLGRILASLLPGESEVHGLLALMELQASRTAARKGQNGKAVLLLEQDRSLWDHIQIQRGMAALHSAQKLGGGASSYTLQAAIVACHARARTAADTDWERIVLLYDALLQIRPSPIVGLNRAVAVGMAQGPTAGLATLDALDPDPALTGYHLLPSVRGDLLLKLGRFSEAREEIQRAIAMTENRREQELLSEKLKQIPETKQDA; encoded by the coding sequence ATGAGCGACATCCACAAAGCGATTGAGGCCGTGTGGAAGATCGAGTCCACACGGCTCATCGCCGGGATTGCGCGCGTCACCCGCGACATCGGCATTGCGGAGGAACTCGCTCAGGACGCGCTCGTTGCGGCCCTTGAGCGGTGGCCGGAAGAAGGCATTCCGGAGAAGCCCGCGGCGTGGCTGATGACAGCGGCTAAGCGCCGCGCCATCGACTCTCTGCGCCGTGGCCGGATGCTCGAACAAAAGCATGGAGAGATCGCGCGAGAGCTCGAATTCCAACAGCAGCGACTCGGTGAAGCGATGGATCAGGCTCTGGATCAGGTCATCGATGATGACGTCCTCCGCCTCATCTTTACCGCCTGCCATCCAGTCCTCACGGTGGAAGGGCGCATCGCTCTTACATTGCGTCTCATTGGCGGCCTCACGACCGCTGAAATTGCTCGTGCCTTCCTTGTACCGGAGAAGACCATGGGCCAGCGAATCTTTCGGGCTAAAAAGACTCTCGCTGAAGCCCATGTTCCCTTCGAGATCCCGCGTGGAGACGAGCTGCGTCGCAGACTTGAGTCCGCACTCTCGGTGGTCTACCTGATCTTCAACGAAGGCTATACGGCGACGTCCGGAGACACGTGGATGCGGGAAGAACTCTGCAATGACGCGCTGCGCCTCGGGCGCATCCTCGCGTCGCTTCTTCCCGGTGAATCGGAGGTCCATGGCCTGCTGGCCTTGATGGAACTCCAGGCATCGCGCACGGCGGCACGCAAGGGGCAAAACGGAAAAGCCGTTTTGTTGCTGGAGCAAGACCGGTCTCTGTGGGATCACATTCAGATACAGCGAGGCATGGCCGCACTTCATTCCGCACAGAAGCTGGGTGGCGGAGCGAGTAGCTACACGTTGCAGGCGGCAATCGTCGCCTGTCATGCCCGCGCGCGCACCGCCGCGGATACTGACTGGGAGCGGATCGTTCTTCTCTACGACGCTCTTCTCCAGATCCGCCCCTCTCCCATCGTTGGACTGAATCGAGCGGTAGCCGTCGGGATGGCACAAGGCCCCACCGCCGGACTTGCTACGCTGGACGCTCTCGACCCCGACCCTGCCCTGACGGGCTATCACCTGCTGCCCAGCGTTCGAGGAGACCTGCTCCTCAAGCTCGGCAGATTCTCCGAAGCGCGCGAAGAGATTCAGCGCGCCATTGCCATGACGGAAAACAGGCGGGAGCAGGAGTTGCTGTCAGAAAAACTAAAACAGATACCGGAAACAAAGCAGGATGCTTGA